ATAGGTCTTTATGTCCTGTCTGTCTGCCAGCCAGAACTGTGTCCTCGAGCTGTCTCACTGTCGGTATatcggggggaagggggagggaggggtgggaggggcgAGGCATGGATTTCTGGGGCCGAGGGCTCGTTTCCTGGAGGCGCGTGGTCTCGGCGTTGTTCTTGCACGGCAAGTGGAGGCGGGCATTTTGCGAGCGgcttgggaagggggcggggaagcgTCACAGAGCTGTCTGCTGgtcagcggctcctgattgggccatgCGGCCAGTGACTGTAAGTTAAAGTTATGAGGTGGCGTGAAGCTGCTCCCGACCCCACCACCCTCAGCTGTCGCCTCCGCTGCCGGCAGTCTCAAGGCAAAAGGGCAGTGAGTGGAATTTACAGTTTTAAGGCGGCTCCCTTGCCCCgcgggcgaggaggaaggggggcagacAGCAAGGGTCCAATTCGCACCTGCGAATTAGTCAGTCCGAGGGCAAGGGACCaattcgtgcctgccgattgcttcctccgattgtcagtccgggggaaggggcctatgagcacccttcctcatcacggacagggcccacctttggtgcccttaacgaattattttatccgctccgctaggagcggttaaagattgttcCCATGTCCCTGTCCACCtgcgttccatgtaaactgccctgagccccaggggagggtggtatagaagtgcaatagataaatatataaataaaatttcataTTGGGGAGGAGCACCCTCATCTTTTCAGTGCTCTGAGTGTCTTAATCGGCCTTGGCCAGCCTCAGGCACTGGATTCTTGCAGCTGAAGGTACAGGAAGTCGCCTGAccggttctccccccacccccctggctgCCTCACTTGCTCCAGGGGCATCTCCCTCTGCTAGCATTTCCGCCTCAGCCAGGGTTCCTCCCAAGCAGGGGGAGGAAATAATCCAGAGGCTGGATTATTTGTGGCAAGGTCATGCTCAAGGGTGAagtgggcttggggaggggaggagtttaACCCCCTCACACCCACaagagattaaataaaagaaatactaTAAAAAGCTATTCACTGAATCAACGAACGAACTATTAACAATGGTAAGAGATAGGAAAATAATAGGAAAAGGAGTttgaaaatggaaggaaaagtgagaaagaactaatgAAGAAGTTTGATGAAGGAGTTTGcagtcgtggttaagagcagcagcttctaatgctggcgagccgagtttgattccctgctctgccacatggagccagctggatgaccttgggctaatcaccatcctgttagagctgttagaacagagcagttctgttagagctctctcggccccacctacctcatagggtgtctgttgtggagtgaggatgggaaggtgtttgtaaagccactttgagactcctttgcttaaagaaaagtgggatataaaactcttcttctggaATTTATTGTaaaccccctccccaaggctgtgcacatgggggagggggaacctccGAAACTTTAAATAAATAGTACAAAAAGCCACTCATTGAATCAACAAATGGCAAGAGAtagaaaaacaggaaaagaggTAACAAactcaagaaaaagtgagaaataaCCCAATAACGTTTCAGGAAGGTTCTGCAATttattgcacccccccccccaaaaagaaaaagccATGCACAAGTGGAGTTGGGGGGTGTTAACCCCCCcctaaaagaaataatacaaaaagcctCTCGCGGAATCAATTCAAACCTTCTAACAATGAGCCCAGCGaggaaaaataaggggggaaagaagtTAAAAAATTATACACAGGATCATAAACAAaccaagaaagagaaagaaaaaagtgagGCAGACCCAACTGAAGGCCCTATATCTCGCCCTATATCAGCCATCCTGCGCCCGTCTGGGCGGGTGGGCGGCGACTTTGCCCGGGCAAGGAGGGCGCTTCTGcgtcctgctgcgccgccgctcCGGGCAGCCGTCGAGGGGAGGGACCGTGGCCGAGGGGGCCGGCGAGAGGCGTCTGCGGCGGACTCCTGCCGCTTTGGCCTCCAGCGCAGCCTCGACGCCGGCCGATTCCAGACGAGGAGCGGCAGGAACCGGGGAAAACGGACGGCCGGCGTCGGAGAAAGACAGCGGCCAGGCTGCCGAGGGGGTCCCGCCTCTGGGCGCCTTTGGAGCATCCCGTTTGCACCAGCTGCGCTTGCCTGGaagccccccgcccccaaacTGAAGGTCAGTCCCTGATAAGAAGATGGGGGTtgctgagggtgggggggggggtgcaggggtCCAAGGGCACCCACCCACACCCCTCCGCTTTCTTTCCACCTGAAGACAAATAGGATAGCAATGCCAGAATCTTTCGGAACTAGGGACCAACAGCGGAGTATTCATGGGCTCATGGCATCCCAGAgagggaaggaacctccagggtcatctagtccaaccccctgcagaatgcagggaattcacaactacctgcccacccaccgggaccccaattccatgccccagtgatccccccgatcaaaaatctccagaatccagcctggcctggaggaaattgacctcccatcccacagtggcagtcagcaattctctgggtatgcaaggaaaggtcaCAAGAGacgaacactggcacatcccttcctgcccccccccctcacaatttgcccgttcataaaatcagtatttctgtcagatggctttctagcctctgcttagaaactgccaaagaaggagacccccccccccacctcccaaggaagcctggtccactgaggaactgcgcTCACTGTCATGGTTTGGgcttttttgtttacattttaattgctgttttgaaatgttttgatatcaactttgtatgtttttattgtcaGCCACAGGAAGCCTGTTGCCAGGGAGGGCAGCCAATAAAcctttagtagtagtagtagtagtagtagtagttgtagtaatagtaatagtatttCCCAGGTGCCTCTAGGTGGTtttagggagggggtggggtcagaTAGGGCTTCCGCCCAGAAGGGTAAAACTATTGCCTATTGAACATTTGATTGGTGGtgcagatttttttgttttagaatcctagagagggacaAGGccacataggtcatctagtcccacctcctgctcagtgcaggatcagcctcaagcatccaggagaaggatctgcccagccactgcttgaagaccgccagtgagggggagctccccacctccttgggcagcccattcctctgctgaactagactcacagaatcctagagtgggaaggggccacacaggccatctagtcccaccccctgctcagtgcaggatcagcctcaagcatccaggataaggatctctgTCCaggcgctgcttgaagaccaccagtgagggggagctccccacctcctgaggcagcccattcctctgctgaactagactcacagaatcctagagtgggaaggggccacacaggccatctagtcccaccccctgctcagtgcaggatcagcctcaagcatccaggataaggatctctgTCCaggcgctgcttgaagaccaccagtgagggggagctccccacctcctgaggcagcccattcctctgctgaactagactcacagaatcctagagtgggaaggggccacacaggccacctagtcccaccccctgctcagtgcaggatcagcctcaagcatccaggataaggatctgtccagcaatTTACATTAGAaccctcgtattgagtctgccaagaaaacgctagagggcgtcaccccaagggtcagacatgactcggtgcttgcacaggggatacctttacctttacctttaaatgataCCTACAATAAATATATTGACTTTAAGTATATAACATCTTTAACAAGAACTTGCATTGTATAAaacagtttataatttaacattcaacatttGGTGCTCaacaattcaatttttttttgcaccaTGCAAGCAGTTAATAATTTGTCTACTGTGGAtgcagttgatggtgggaggggcaTCTGGGCTCTAGCTCATCGTTTGTTTGGCctaatgcttggtggaagagctcccttttgcagaccctgctgaATTGCTTTagcacctgggcctattctgcacacaatagataatgcactttcaatgcactttagaagttgatttttctGTTCcgcacagctgccaaagcatattggaagtgcattatcctgtgtgtgcagaatgggccctggaagctcattccactaggtgggggccaagaccaagaaagtcctggctctggttgatgaCAACCATGTTTCcctggggtcagggaccaccagtttgttggtgttggtAGAATGTAGTGCTCTTCAGGGGGCGTAGGTAGAGAGACAGttagggcccagaccacgtatggccttgaaggtgattaccagaacctgaaGCCTGATTCGGTAGTCAgcaggtagccagtgcagctgttggagtgtgggccgGATGCGGGCCCTCGAAGCTGTTCTTCCACctcaccccaatctagtgcccactgtattcctgagtGCGCTCATATAATCCCCGAGTTGAACCCAAACGTGGAAGTCATATGGTACCTACGGAAGACAACAGCCACGTTTAACAGGCAATTTTGTGTGTCTCTTGACAGCTGATTGCCACCGACTGTGACCTTGCCAGCCTCGGAATCTCCCGACTGTCTTGAAGAATGTTCAGTAACAAGAAGCAATACGACAGTCCCCCCAACGGGTACGGGGATGATTATGGGTACGACATCCACTCGCCTCCTCCCGGCTCCTACTACGTAGAAGACGTACCCCAGTATTTCTACAAGTGGAATTCTCCGCCAGGCGTGGTGAGGATCCTGGAGGCAATAGGGATCGTGCTCTGCGTCGCCATCTTTGCTTGTGTGGCGTCCACCTTGGCCTGGGAATACGGTTATGGCTACGGTTACGGGGGCACCATGGGTGGCTACTACGGGAGCGGATACGGTGGCGGCATGGGCAGCTACTACGGGAGCGGATACGGAGGCGGGTACGGGGGCTACGGCGGTTACGGTGGCTATTACGGAGGCATGACCAACCCTCGGGCTGCGAACGGCTTCATGATCGCCATGTCCGTGCTGGCGTTCATCGCTCTCCTGGCGCTCCTCATCACCAGCCTCACCAAGTCCGACGGGTCCCGCTCCAGGAAGTTCTACTTGGTGGTCATCATTGTGTGTGCCGTCTTGGCCTTCATCATGCTCATCGCTTCCATTGTCTACGTTGTGGGAGTCAACCCCCGTGCACAGATGTCCAGCAGCTACTATTACAACCCCATGTTGGCCATGTGCAACCAGATCTATTCGACTGGGAACTACATGAACCAGTACCTCTATCACTACTGCATCGTTGACCCACAAGAGGTATGAGTAGCTTTTCTGTGGTCTTTTGTCTAGAGATTGTATACAATTTTTAATTAACAGGGCAGGGGGGGATCAGACgtccccagagagccagcttggtgtaatggtttggagtgtggacttctaatctggcaagcagcaAAAGGACTAAGGAGAGGAGACAAGCCCACACAGAAGAGGGCAGGTGAAGCATTCCAGCACACACATTCCAGCCAGACCCCTGCACAAGGTTTTTAAAGGGGTGGGGTGGTAGTGGTTTCCAATACATTCAAGAACCTTCGTAAAGCTTCTTtatgaagccagtttggtgtagtggttaggagtgcggacttctaatctggagagccgagttctattctgcactctcccacgtgcaaccagctggctgaccttgggcccacccaagcactgataaagctgttctgatcgagcaatgatatcagagctctctcagcctcacccacctcacagggtgtcttgttgtggggagaggaaaggcgactgtaagccacttggagactccttgggtagagaaaagcggtatataagaaccaacttttcttcttcagtaatatcagggctctctcagcctcacccacctcacagagtgtctgttgtggggagaggaaagggaaggcgactgtaagccgctttgagcctacttttggtagagataagcagcatataagtaccaactcttcttctttttcttcttcttcttcattagtccttttttcactttttcttgaattttaaaactcCTTTCCCATTATTTATCTATCTCATACCATGGCCAATAGGTTTTCGTTGGTTCAATAAGTgcctttttgtattatttctttgatTTAATCTTTTTTAGGGGGTTaaccactaccccccccccaaaaaaaaaaactttgtgcaCAGCCTTGCACACAACAATGGCATCGGGTGCTGTATTTTATAGGGCAAAGTGCTACCTGAGGGAGCATTGATGTATTTGCCCCCAAAACAATATCTTGAGCTGTCAGGAGGCGGACCATGACTTTGGGAGTTACGTGACAAGATTTTCTGAAGTTGTCTGATGGTTCTTGATGACCCCTTGATTGCTGGACAGGAAAGCTAGCAGATTTGGAGAGTTAGCGTTCAGTGTTACCTATTCATGGTCTGTGGGCCTGGGGgaagtgagggaggtgagagattGAGCAGTTGATGAGATTAGTACCATTTCTTGGAGAACCTTGGCATCCCAAAGATACGCATCCTggctttgggtggggagagaatgcAAGCAGTTAATCCGCTCCCAGCCATTTTACTAATCTAGAGTCCAGGGAAGGCCAGGGAGCCTGGTAACTGGCTGCTTGAGAGAAGACGATGTACCTTTAGTGTGGAGAGCCATTTCTGCCAGACTGCATGTCGCAAGGTGACCTCTGGAGGTGTTGCAGAAGGGCATTTATGTTTTGGCtttctataaactgcccctccagAATGATAAGGGGGTCTAGCTACTAACATATGCTCTCTATTTTGGTCTCCACCTCTCCCTTGACAAACCCCACCTCTGTTCTAACAAGCACCTCCTCTTCGCGCCAAGGTACCGCCTCTGCTTCTGCAGACACCCCCCTTTAGCTCCACCCCCTGCTCTGGCAAGTTCCACCCTttagctcctccccctgctccctcctttaGAAGCTCTGTGACCCTCCATGTAGGTTTGAAAAGTCTCTTTAGCTTCTTTTCATCACTGTATTTCCAAGCTAAAACTCCACTGAAACAAAGTTTCCAAGCCAAAAGTTGCTAAATGAACTTTcaaatcatagagtaggaaggaatCATCCAGGCCAtcaagcccaaccccctgctcagtgcaggatcagcctcaagcatccaggataaggatctgtccagccactgtttgaaggctgccagtgagggggagctccccacctccttaggcagcccattccactgctgagtgaATTTtctctctgatatctagccaatattgttctccatgtagttcgAACCtgttactgcgggtcctctcctctgctgccaacagaaccgctccctgccctcctccaagtgacaaccttgcaaatatttaaagagggccatcctgtctcctctcagcctcctcttctgcaggctgaacatttacCCCAAGCCTTTGCTATCTCTTCCAGCCTCATCGCTCAGTCCTTTAGGGATGAGCCCAAGATGGTCTTTGGGGCAGACCCTGAGTTAATGCTCTGTGCCTGGCAAGAAGCTGAGTCACACAACGCCAGCGCAAACAGTATTTAAAAAGGAAAGTGGCCTCCTTAGGCAACCAGTTTCGGGGTGGACAGAAAATAATCTGGGCGTGTGAAGGTGCGGGCTGGCATTCTGCACCACCACCCAGTCTGGCTGATAAGATAAGCCCTAGTATTTGTGCCCACTGGTGGCGTTCTCCTCTGGTGCCCAGTGATGTGCCGTGCTGGGTTCATGTATCTGAATGTACACAATTAATTTCCCCTCCTCAGGAGCTCCGACCTTTAACAAGCTCCAGCATTTGGGTTTCTTTGTACAATGCACCGTTGACACAGGGAGCTTGCTGTCACAGGACAGGACGGTGGcttaaaaggggattggacatGTTTGCAGAGGAGTGGTCCATCGGGGGCTATTGACTATGGTGGCTGCATGTTCAGAGGCCACCTGCTTTGGTTTTGAGAAGCAGGAGCAAAAAAAGAAGGGCTGGCTGTTATTTCGTGCTCTGTTTGTAGGGTTTTGTTAGCAGTGTTGTGGGAATTCGGGTGCTGGACTGACCGGGGGCAATTCTTGCGATTTCAGGTTGATAATCCGAAAACTACTATGGTTAATGGAAGCCACCCCATAAACTCCATCTGTGACATGCCAAAGGGGGAACAATAAGAGCTCAAagtgtatgggggagggggcgcgTTTTTGGCTGAGGGAGATTTCAGCAGGAGTTGGGGAATGAACCAGATTAAGCTAGTGAGACACTTGTGAGAAACTTGCCTGGGTGCCCCTTAATCATAGAGTTGAATGGGATCatacaagtcatctagtccaagggtagtcagcctgtggtcctccagatgttcatggactacagttcccatgagctcctgccagcaaatgctggcaggggctcatgggaattgtagtccatggacatctggaggaccacaggttagtCTACCCTTCTGCTCAATGAAGGTTCAACatgaagcatccagaataaggatctgtccagctgctgtgtgaaaaccgccagggagggggagctcaccatctccttaggcagccaagtcCAGTCcagaactacttggactgtgaaaatcccaacacacacacacacacatacttgatACCTAGCCAATACATGTAGTTTAAGACCATCagtgtgggtcctctcctctgctgcctacaggaaccactccctgccctcctccaccaaATCACAccatttcaaatacttcaagaatgGAATTTCGTCAtgtctcaacctcctgttctccaggctgaacattcccaaggctttcctcctagggcttggcccccaggtcCCGGATCAttctcctcgctctcctctgaaccctctccattttgtccacgccctttttgaagtgaggcctcctgaactgcacacaggactccaggtggggcctgactcATGCAGTATCCAGCAGGACTatgtgatgcctctcttgatCTCACCCAAGACTGcacttgccttctttaccactgcatcaccctgtctgctcatatttagcttacagtccacaaggaccccaagatctcatttgcACAAATGGCTCCCCAGCAGCGTCTCTCCCATCCAGGGTGCAGGCATCTCGTTTTGGTGACCCggatgcagaactctgcacttctccgtACTGAATTGCCTCTTGAATTCCTCTCTCCCTCCAGGCTGTGGCAATCGTCTGTGGTTTCCTCCTCGTCATCCTTCTTTGTGTCATCTGCTTCTTTGCCAGCAAGACACGGAAGAAGATCTGGAGGTACGGGAAGCCTAACATTTACTGGGACAAGCCAGTATCCTTCCAGGAGGGACCCA
The nucleotide sequence above comes from Paroedura picta isolate Pp20150507F chromosome 4, Ppicta_v3.0, whole genome shotgun sequence. Encoded proteins:
- the LOC143834970 gene encoding occludin-like, with product MFSNKKQYDSPPNGYGDDYGYDIHSPPPGSYYVEDVPQYFYKWNSPPGVVRILEAIGIVLCVAIFACVASTLAWEYGYGYGYGGTMGGYYGSGYGGGMGSYYGSGYGGGYGGYGGYGGYYGGMTNPRAANGFMIAMSVLAFIALLALLITSLTKSDGSRSRKFYLVVIIVCAVLAFIMLIASIVYVVGVNPRAQMSSSYYYNPMLAMCNQIYSTGNYMNQYLYHYCIVDPQEAVAIVCGFLLVILLCVICFFASKTRKKIWRYGKPNIYWDKPVSFQEGPNVEEWVKNVADVASTHDDTATLAYSEKPTSPVLAPASPYSYRTSADGYYAAENRNSTPLRSSADPPARTFSSSTLEEKVKETPSKLSARRGRRRRRNPELDESQYETDYTTAVESSDEQDQDEWKSLYPPITSDRIRQDYKQDFASDLKRYKQLCAEMDSINDQINQLSKQLDHLPEDSLQYQGVAEEYNRLKDLKRTPDYQSKKMESKSLRSKLFHIKRMVSEYDKSRG